A section of the Phacochoerus africanus isolate WHEZ1 chromosome 4, ROS_Pafr_v1, whole genome shotgun sequence genome encodes:
- the CDKN2AIPNL gene encoding CDKN2AIP N-terminal-like protein isoform X2, producing the protein MVGGEAAAAVEELVSEVRQATDFAEQFRSYSESEKQWKARMEFILRHLPDYRDPPDGGGRLDQLLSLSMVWANHLFLGCSYNKDLLDKVMEMADGIEVEDVPQFTTRSELMKKHQS; encoded by the exons ATGGTGGGTGGCGAGGCGGCCGCCGCCGTGGAGGAGCTGGTCTCGGAAGTGCGGCAGGCGACCGACTTCGCGGAGCAGTTTCGCTCCTACTCGGAGAGCGAGAAGCAATGGAAGGCTCGCATGGAATTCATCCTGCGCCACCTGCCCGACTACCGCGACCCGCCCGACGGCGGCGGCCGCCTGGACCAGCTGCTGTCCCTTTCCATGGTCTGGGCTAATCACCTCTTCCTGGGTTGCAG TTACAACAAAGACCTCTTAGACAAGGTGATGGAAATGGCTGATGGGATTGAAGTGGAAGATGTGCCACAGTTTACTACCAGAAGTGAATTAATGAAAAAG catcAAAGCTAA
- the CDKN2AIPNL gene encoding CDKN2AIP N-terminal-like protein isoform X1: protein MVGGEAAAAVEELVSEVRQATDFAEQFRSYSESEKQWKARMEFILRHLPDYRDPPDGGGRLDQLLSLSMVWANHLFLGCSYNKDLLDKVMEMADGIEVEDVPQFTTRSELMKKGMPCPGMLVLDAVIAQ, encoded by the exons ATGGTGGGTGGCGAGGCGGCCGCCGCCGTGGAGGAGCTGGTCTCGGAAGTGCGGCAGGCGACCGACTTCGCGGAGCAGTTTCGCTCCTACTCGGAGAGCGAGAAGCAATGGAAGGCTCGCATGGAATTCATCCTGCGCCACCTGCCCGACTACCGCGACCCGCCCGACGGCGGCGGCCGCCTGGACCAGCTGCTGTCCCTTTCCATGGTCTGGGCTAATCACCTCTTCCTGGGTTGCAG TTACAACAAAGACCTCTTAGACAAGGTGATGGAAATGGCTGATGGGATTGAAGTGGAAGATGTGCCACAGTTTACTACCAGAAGTGAATTAATGAAAAAG GGAATGCCCTGCCCTGGGATGCTCGTCCTTGACGCTGTCATTGCACAGTGA